One Sanguibacter sp. HDW7 DNA window includes the following coding sequences:
- a CDS encoding HNH endonuclease signature motif containing protein, translating into MSSCTVTDCTQDTSKGAHGLCGMHYMRRKRSGTTGSAGYTRRPGRTVAERVYPRLITNPETGCWEWTGALRNGYGAVGIGKSVHYVHRWVYVQHVGPIPTDYVIDHLCCNRRCANPEHLEAVTDETNKARGGHAHGTRKETAR; encoded by the coding sequence GTGAGCTCGTGCACCGTCACCGACTGCACCCAGGACACCAGCAAGGGTGCTCACGGTCTCTGCGGCATGCACTACATGCGGCGCAAGCGCAGCGGCACGACCGGCAGTGCTGGCTACACGCGCCGCCCCGGCCGCACGGTCGCCGAGCGCGTCTACCCGCGTCTCATCACGAACCCCGAGACCGGCTGCTGGGAGTGGACCGGCGCCCTGCGCAACGGGTACGGCGCCGTCGGCATCGGCAAGTCCGTCCACTACGTCCACCGCTGGGTGTACGTCCAGCACGTCGGCCCGATCCCCACCGACTACGTGATCGACCACCTCTGCTGCAACCGCCGCTGCGCGAACCCGGAGCACCTCGAGGCCGTCACCGACGAGACCAACAAGGCCCGCGGAGGACACGCCCACGGAACCAGGAAGGAGACCGCACGATGA
- a CDS encoding helix-turn-helix domain-containing protein, translated as MTFDQTAYRKRWQYDRDRGVIRTVPAGPVKTHIVGLLDAGLTYGAIADLSGVELSTIHRIRKSHRTSVRIARAVLAVRADQVHTRPSHTGFVPNVGARRRISALLALGWTHIHISEAAGLPPRRSGAIMHQRGTWIARDTHDRIITAYDALSMRPGPSAITRRRAAEARYAPPLAWDDDRLDDPTATPEHGWNATPNQQFTTNERRAQVRYLTERGHTAAEIAERLGVTTRTVVRARARTAA; from the coding sequence ATGACCTTCGACCAGACCGCCTACCGCAAGCGCTGGCAGTACGACCGCGACCGCGGCGTCATCCGCACCGTCCCCGCAGGGCCGGTCAAGACCCACATCGTGGGTCTGCTCGACGCCGGCCTCACCTACGGCGCGATCGCCGACCTGTCCGGCGTCGAGCTCTCCACCATCCACCGCATCCGCAAGTCCCACCGCACCAGCGTGCGCATCGCCCGCGCCGTGCTCGCAGTGCGCGCCGACCAGGTGCACACCCGGCCGAGCCACACCGGATTCGTGCCGAACGTCGGCGCACGCCGCCGCATCAGCGCACTCCTCGCCCTCGGCTGGACGCACATCCACATCAGCGAGGCCGCGGGCCTCCCGCCCCGTCGCAGCGGCGCCATCATGCACCAGCGCGGCACGTGGATCGCCCGAGACACCCACGACCGCATCATCACCGCGTACGACGCACTGTCCATGCGGCCGGGCCCGTCTGCGATCACCCGCAGGCGCGCCGCCGAGGCCAGGTACGCGCCGCCCCTCGCGTGGGACGACGACCGTCTCGACGACCCCACCGCGACGCCCGAGCACGGCTGGAACGCCACCCCGAACCAGCAGTTCACGACCAACGAGCGACGCGCGCAGGTCCGCTACCTCACCGAGCGCGGACACACCGCCGCCGAGATCGCCGAGCGCCTCGGCGTCACGACTCGCACCGTCGTGCGCGCCCGCGCCCGCACCGCCGCCTGA
- a CDS encoding helix-turn-helix domain-containing protein, with protein MQNTEPERKRTGATLRALREAYGIRQGAFATALEISHSYLANIEAGRKPLTPELARKAADALGVPLAALVLELETV; from the coding sequence ATGCAGAACACCGAACCGGAACGAAAGCGCACCGGAGCCACCCTGCGGGCCCTGCGTGAGGCCTACGGCATCCGCCAGGGCGCGTTCGCCACCGCCCTCGAGATCTCGCACTCGTACCTCGCGAACATCGAGGCCGGCCGCAAGCCGCTCACCCCCGAGCTCGCACGCAAGGCCGCCGACGCCCTCGGCGTCCCGCTCGCCGCACTCGTCCTCGAGCTGGAGACGGTCTGA
- a CDS encoding helix-turn-helix transcriptional regulator gives MPLDRLVFLPSIHHAGPVSERDWARLGREVVHARARTGLDTSKALADKMGVSARIVGEIENGRRESYSTTTIAKLEQALGWVEGSVSAVLAGSAPTSVRPAYVTEQVGRRKVAMYQLPVSVQEASDAELLAEIARRFARTAERDHREPVGGFDPELNRAPDRDDFDLVADDARGHDHETEDEDREIEP, from the coding sequence ATGCCGCTCGATCGGCTGGTGTTTCTTCCCTCGATCCACCACGCTGGACCTGTGAGCGAAAGAGACTGGGCCCGACTAGGGCGCGAAGTTGTCCATGCGCGCGCACGCACGGGCCTCGACACTTCCAAGGCGCTTGCCGACAAGATGGGCGTCTCGGCGCGCATCGTCGGCGAGATCGAGAACGGGCGACGCGAGTCCTACAGCACGACCACGATCGCGAAACTCGAACAGGCCCTCGGCTGGGTCGAGGGCAGCGTCTCTGCGGTACTTGCCGGCAGCGCGCCCACCTCCGTGCGCCCCGCCTACGTCACCGAGCAGGTCGGCAGGCGCAAGGTTGCGATGTACCAACTGCCCGTGTCGGTGCAGGAGGCTAGTGACGCCGAACTTCTTGCCGAGATCGCGCGACGGTTTGCACGAACGGCTGAGCGCGATCATCGCGAGCCAGTCGGCGGCTTCGATCCCGAGCTCAACCGGGCGCCCGATCGCGACGACTTCGACCTGGTCGCCGACGACGCCCGCGGCCACGACCACGAGACCGAAGACGAAGACAGGGAGATCGAACCGTGA
- a CDS encoding DUF2510 domain-containing protein, translating into MSAQHPEVDLTATNAPRPTERGWHPDPSAPGTERFYDGTRWTGETRDASPRPLRGGGVPVGVGIAFAFTACICAVIGAITSAQGYDGARDAAGWFVFAGIAGTVATINVLFGVYRIAEQVNATYLRGQ; encoded by the coding sequence GTGAGCGCCCAGCACCCCGAGGTGGACCTCACCGCCACGAACGCGCCGCGCCCCACCGAGCGTGGATGGCACCCCGATCCGTCAGCGCCTGGCACGGAGCGCTTCTACGACGGCACCCGCTGGACTGGCGAGACCCGCGACGCGAGCCCGCGCCCGCTCCGGGGCGGCGGGGTGCCGGTCGGCGTCGGCATCGCCTTCGCGTTCACGGCCTGCATCTGCGCCGTCATCGGGGCGATCACCTCGGCGCAGGGATACGACGGCGCCCGCGACGCAGCGGGCTGGTTCGTCTTCGCCGGGATCGCTGGCACGGTCGCGACGATCAACGTCCTGTTCGGCGTGTACCGGATCGCCGAGCAGGTCAACGCGACCTACCTGCGCGGCCAGTAG
- a CDS encoding ImmA/IrrE family metallo-endopeptidase yields the protein MRHARPITTAPTGKRGSGPLDDLLDHARHLGVNVASRPLGRRRGEYRHAHRLIVLNSRMSTVLQRSTLAHELGHAHYADVAVDDPRTHDMQERRANRYAARLLITPHAYSAAEALVGPHPGALARELGVARYIIDAWTPPTTPSLLRVIA from the coding sequence ATGAGGCATGCTCGACCCATCACCACCGCACCGACAGGGAAGAGAGGGTCAGGGCCCTTGGACGATCTGCTCGACCACGCGCGACACCTCGGAGTCAACGTCGCCTCCAGGCCGCTCGGCCGACGCCGAGGCGAGTACCGCCACGCACACCGACTCATCGTCCTCAACAGCCGGATGAGCACGGTGCTCCAGCGGTCCACGCTCGCCCACGAGCTCGGACACGCGCACTACGCCGACGTCGCCGTCGACGACCCGCGCACCCACGACATGCAGGAGCGCCGCGCCAACCGCTACGCCGCCCGCCTGCTCATCACCCCGCACGCGTACTCGGCCGCCGAGGCCCTCGTCGGCCCGCACCCCGGCGCGCTCGCGCGCGAGCTCGGCGTCGCCCGCTACATCATCGACGCCTGGACACCGCCCACGACGCCGTCGCTCCTGCGGGTGATCGCATGA
- a CDS encoding recombinase family protein translates to MIRPRPRALTDTPPRAVLYLRQSIAREESISLELQEHAGREYCEQRGYDVVAVEADAGISGRTWARPAVQRVMSMIEESRAEVIVLWKWSRLSRSRRDWAVAADRAEVAGGRIESATEPIDVTTSAGRFARGVMTELAAFESERIGDVWREVHARRVSTGRPANGRPRFGYTYDPAGKVHRPDPVTGPVLADLYQRYVGGESVYSLVRWLNASGYETVPGYTPPGSTGAWSERTLRRVLDRGFGAGYFTVGDELRRGIHEPIIDEATWEAYQVSRQERRVERSGERSQYLLSGLVRCACGARMTAGLHGHARAAKMRCKKNADGVHAGGYVMMHFLEAHVLDWLRDVAAEVDDATSAASEDVAHAQRSRDQARFLEREITAAREELLRATRAHLSGVIPEDAYLVVRGELEEKVAGLSGRLLAAQVAGRRAPAPQVAASLLADWETLSVELRRGALKQLIAYVLVKPGRPRAEISVVPVWEGERSHE, encoded by the coding sequence ATGATCCGACCCCGCCCGCGCGCGCTCACGGACACCCCGCCGCGCGCCGTCCTCTACCTGCGCCAGTCCATCGCGCGCGAGGAGTCCATCAGCCTCGAGCTCCAGGAGCACGCCGGCCGCGAGTACTGCGAGCAGCGCGGCTACGACGTCGTCGCGGTCGAGGCCGACGCAGGAATCTCCGGGCGCACGTGGGCGCGCCCGGCGGTGCAGCGCGTCATGTCGATGATCGAGGAGTCGCGCGCCGAGGTCATCGTCCTGTGGAAGTGGTCCAGGCTCTCGCGGTCGCGGCGGGACTGGGCGGTCGCCGCCGACCGCGCCGAGGTCGCCGGCGGACGCATCGAGTCCGCGACCGAACCGATCGACGTCACCACCTCGGCGGGCCGCTTCGCGCGCGGCGTCATGACCGAGCTCGCCGCCTTCGAGTCCGAGCGCATCGGCGACGTCTGGCGCGAGGTCCACGCCCGCCGCGTCTCCACCGGCCGCCCCGCCAACGGCCGCCCCCGCTTCGGATACACCTACGACCCCGCCGGCAAGGTCCACCGGCCCGACCCAGTGACGGGGCCCGTGCTCGCCGACCTGTACCAGCGGTACGTCGGCGGGGAGTCGGTGTACTCCCTCGTGCGCTGGCTCAACGCGTCCGGGTACGAGACGGTGCCGGGGTACACGCCGCCCGGGTCGACGGGCGCCTGGTCGGAACGCACGCTGCGCCGCGTCCTCGACCGCGGCTTCGGCGCCGGATACTTCACGGTCGGCGACGAGCTGCGTCGCGGCATCCACGAGCCGATCATCGACGAGGCGACGTGGGAGGCGTACCAGGTCTCCCGGCAGGAGCGGCGCGTGGAACGGTCCGGGGAGCGATCGCAGTACCTGCTGTCCGGGCTCGTGCGCTGCGCGTGCGGGGCACGGATGACGGCGGGCCTGCACGGACACGCGCGGGCGGCGAAGATGCGCTGCAAGAAGAACGCCGACGGCGTGCACGCGGGCGGGTACGTGATGATGCACTTCCTCGAGGCGCACGTCCTGGACTGGCTGCGCGACGTCGCCGCCGAGGTTGACGACGCGACGAGCGCCGCGAGCGAGGACGTCGCGCACGCGCAGCGGTCGCGCGACCAGGCGCGGTTCCTCGAGCGGGAGATCACCGCGGCACGCGAGGAGCTGCTGCGGGCCACGCGCGCGCACCTGTCGGGGGTGATCCCGGAGGACGCGTACCTCGTGGTGCGGGGCGAGCTCGAGGAGAAGGTCGCGGGCCTGTCGGGGCGGCTGCTGGCGGCGCAGGTCGCTGGGCGGAGGGCCCCGGCCCCGCAGGTGGCGGCGTCGCTGCTCGCGGACTGGGAGACGCTGTCGGTGGAGTTGCGGCGCGGGGCGCTCAAGCAGCTGATCGCGTACGTGCTCGTGAAGCCTGGGCGGCCGCGTGCGGAGATCAGTGTGGTGCCGGTGTGGGAGGGCGAACGCTCGCACGAGTGA
- a CDS encoding TadE/TadG family type IV pilus assembly protein — protein MSAAEATGTDATGADDAARDTTRAACGYADDAGSAVAEFVIAGAFVVLLLLSVVQLALALHVRTIAIDAASEGARLGARSGMTLDDASQRAKELLTTNLSVSYAQDVVASTIVRDGVTLVEVRVSAPLPIVALIGPTGTLQVQGHALQEPS, from the coding sequence GTGTCCGCCGCTGAGGCGACGGGCACCGACGCCACAGGTGCCGACGACGCTGCCCGCGACACCACACGTGCCGCCTGTGGATACGCCGACGACGCGGGTTCCGCCGTCGCGGAGTTCGTCATCGCCGGGGCCTTCGTCGTGCTCCTGCTGCTCTCGGTCGTCCAGCTCGCGCTCGCGCTGCACGTCCGGACGATCGCGATCGACGCAGCCTCGGAGGGCGCGCGGCTCGGGGCGCGCTCGGGCATGACGCTCGACGACGCGAGCCAGCGCGCGAAGGAGCTCTTGACCACGAACCTCTCGGTCTCGTATGCGCAGGACGTCGTCGCGAGCACGATCGTCCGGGACGGTGTGACGCTCGTCGAGGTGCGTGTCTCCGCGCCCCTGCCGATCGTCGCGCTGATCGGCCCGACGGGGACGCTCCAGGTTCAGGGGCACGCCCTGCAGGAGCCATCGTGA
- a CDS encoding pilus assembly protein has protein sequence MPPVSGDEGGAAVELVAAVVLLLLPVIYLVVAISDVQAAAFATEGAARDVVRAYVIADDDRTAAGRADAVAALALDDHGLSPQVATVDVTCSATPCLTPGTQIAVRVAAEVVLPGSDVLGLDGLTFTVAADHRGVVETLREEP, from the coding sequence ATGCCCCCGGTCAGCGGAGACGAGGGCGGCGCGGCCGTCGAGCTCGTCGCGGCCGTCGTCCTGCTCCTGCTTCCGGTCATCTATCTCGTCGTCGCGATCTCGGACGTCCAGGCGGCCGCCTTCGCGACCGAGGGGGCGGCCCGCGACGTCGTGCGTGCGTACGTCATCGCGGACGACGACCGCACGGCGGCGGGCCGGGCCGACGCGGTCGCGGCGCTCGCTCTCGACGACCACGGGCTCTCGCCGCAGGTCGCGACGGTCGACGTCACGTGCTCGGCGACGCCGTGCCTCACCCCGGGCACCCAGATCGCGGTCCGGGTCGCGGCCGAGGTCGTCCTGCCGGGCTCTGACGTGCTCGGGCTCGACGGGCTGACATTCACTGTCGCGGCGGACCACCGTGGTGTCGTCGAGACCCTTCGGGAAGAGCCGTGA
- a CDS encoding DUF1524 domain-containing protein yields MGSRDEGGRGRLRAARLSAAGLSLVLLGGCAALEVPPEDLPASGTATTPTSGGSTSDGEAGGRVPDDVATSLSTGAGGADMDPGGTVPGGSATPDAEGSGGAAPDDATPDAESPDGSVGTDVPMDEPSDDPTTGGTSTTTAAAALGELKVKGRAPKTGYDRDAFRYRAVDLDRNGCDTRNDILRRDLTDVTLKPGTHGCVVESGVLADPYSALRIDFTRGTATSNDVQIDHVVALSDAWQKGAQRWSQDTLAQFGNDPLNLLAVDGPLNQLKSDGDAATWLPPSKQFRCQYVARQIAVKHAYGLWVTAAEKAAMERVLGSCANEPLPTDDSVVRVVVLGDKPTEKPADKPAGKPTQKPSAKDDLDPDYGTCKEAIRHGAGPYYRDRDPEYYFYRDGDGDGITCERP; encoded by the coding sequence ATGGGGAGCAGGGATGAGGGTGGCCGCGGACGCCTGCGTGCGGCGCGACTCTCCGCCGCAGGGCTGAGCCTCGTGCTGCTCGGAGGTTGCGCGGCGCTCGAGGTGCCGCCGGAGGACCTGCCAGCCTCGGGCACCGCCACCACGCCGACGTCGGGCGGGTCGACGTCTGACGGCGAGGCGGGCGGGCGCGTGCCGGACGACGTCGCGACGAGCCTCAGCACGGGCGCGGGCGGCGCGGACATGGACCCTGGAGGCACGGTCCCCGGCGGCTCCGCGACACCCGACGCCGAAGGCTCGGGCGGTGCCGCTCCCGACGATGCGACGCCCGACGCCGAGAGCCCCGACGGGTCGGTCGGCACCGACGTCCCTATGGACGAGCCCAGCGACGACCCCACGACCGGCGGCACCTCGACGACGACGGCGGCCGCCGCGCTCGGCGAGCTCAAGGTCAAGGGCCGCGCTCCGAAGACCGGCTACGACCGCGACGCGTTCCGCTACCGTGCGGTCGATCTCGACCGCAACGGCTGCGACACCCGCAACGACATCCTGCGGCGCGACCTCACGGACGTCACGCTCAAGCCCGGCACCCACGGCTGCGTCGTCGAGTCCGGCGTGCTCGCCGACCCGTACTCTGCGCTCCGCATCGACTTCACGCGCGGCACAGCGACGTCGAACGACGTGCAGATCGACCACGTCGTCGCGCTCTCGGACGCGTGGCAGAAGGGCGCGCAGCGCTGGTCCCAGGACACGCTCGCGCAGTTCGGCAACGACCCGCTCAACCTCCTTGCCGTCGACGGTCCCCTCAACCAGCTGAAGAGCGACGGCGACGCCGCGACGTGGCTGCCGCCAAGCAAGCAGTTCCGCTGCCAGTACGTCGCCCGCCAGATCGCGGTCAAGCACGCGTACGGCCTATGGGTGACGGCCGCGGAGAAGGCTGCGATGGAGCGCGTCCTCGGGTCGTGCGCGAACGAGCCGCTGCCGACGGACGACTCCGTCGTCCGCGTCGTCGTCCTCGGCGACAAGCCGACCGAGAAGCCTGCCGACAAGCCCGCTGGCAAGCCCACGCAGAAGCCGTCCGCGAAGGACGACCTTGATCCCGACTACGGGACGTGCAAGGAGGCCATCCGCCACGGCGCCGGCCCGTACTACCGTGACCGCGACCCCGAGTACTACTTCTACCGCGACGGTGACGGCGACGGGATCACCTGCGAACGACCGTAG
- a CDS encoding HAD-IA family hydrolase, whose protein sequence is MTDTAVRATAVLCDMDGTLVDSTAAVVRAWTEFSAEHDLDIAAVLEFCHGRLTHATVDHFLPDVPQAERTRFADEILAGESDRHDGVVEVPGAAVFMARLAELGVPVALVTSAPRDLAHARMGVSGVEVPVFTVTSDDVTHGKPHPQPYLRGAELLGVPIEQCLVLEDADAGIVAGLTAGARVLVVGTHESPTTEGLPRAVDLTDVTVERDGDEIVVEVAMAGLEAAVVRARGNDADGASEPDAQAAREEVQTGGMPTGTWVSAPLSGGTMQLPDPTHPAAEATGGRPVVRLMNEYGTPWPLWGAEGPMPQSKPRLHPGLEARVRAWARDFATHFDPDAGWDDPVRAQRHAATAVTLRDEIATAVGPDTDVVLELWECPATGV, encoded by the coding sequence ATGACCGACACCGCCGTCCGTGCCACGGCCGTCCTGTGCGACATGGACGGCACCCTCGTCGACTCGACCGCTGCCGTCGTGCGCGCATGGACGGAGTTCAGCGCCGAGCACGACCTCGACATCGCTGCCGTGCTCGAGTTCTGCCACGGTCGCCTCACGCACGCGACCGTCGACCACTTCCTCCCCGACGTGCCGCAGGCCGAGCGCACGCGCTTCGCTGATGAGATCCTCGCGGGGGAGTCCGATCGGCACGATGGCGTCGTCGAGGTGCCAGGAGCGGCCGTGTTCATGGCGCGCCTCGCCGAGCTCGGCGTCCCGGTCGCGCTCGTGACGAGCGCTCCGCGCGACCTCGCGCACGCGCGCATGGGCGTGAGCGGGGTCGAGGTCCCCGTCTTCACCGTGACGTCGGACGACGTCACGCACGGCAAGCCGCACCCCCAGCCGTACCTGCGGGGCGCCGAGCTGCTCGGCGTGCCGATCGAGCAGTGCCTCGTCCTCGAGGACGCCGACGCCGGCATCGTCGCGGGGCTCACGGCGGGCGCGCGCGTGCTCGTCGTCGGCACGCACGAGTCGCCGACGACCGAGGGCCTGCCCCGCGCGGTCGACCTCACCGACGTCACGGTGGAGCGCGACGGCGACGAGATCGTCGTCGAGGTCGCGATGGCGGGCCTCGAGGCGGCGGTCGTCCGGGCGCGTGGCAACGACGCAGACGGCGCGTCGGAGCCCGACGCGCAGGCGGCACGTGAAGAGGTGCAGACCGGCGGGATGCCGACCGGCACCTGGGTGTCCGCCCCGCTGAGCGGCGGGACGATGCAGCTGCCGGACCCGACGCACCCCGCAGCAGAGGCCACGGGCGGCCGCCCAGTCGTCCGCCTCATGAACGAGTACGGCACGCCGTGGCCCCTGTGGGGCGCCGAGGGACCGATGCCTCAGAGCAAGCCGCGCCTCCACCCGGGCCTCGAGGCGCGCGTCCGCGCGTGGGCACGAGACTTCGCGACGCACTTCGACCCCGACGCAGGCTGGGACGACCCCGTCCGTGCACAGCGTCACGCCGCGACGGCGGTCACGCTGCGCGACGAGATCGCGACCGCCGTCGGCCCGGACACGGACGTGGTTCTCGAGCTGTGGGAGTGCCCAGCGACGGGGGTCTAG
- a CDS encoding aldo/keto reductase: protein MSTFTTTTTFTNGVAIPTLGFGTWQIPDGTETYDAVAEALRVGYRHIDTARAYGNEASVARAIADSGLASEDVFVTTKIPAQLKTYDEAVESIRLSLDKLGRIDLLLIHAPWPWDAIGTDHTAGNAEVWRAMEEAYARGELRSIGVSNFEVQHLTALLETATVVPHANQIRYFPGHAQAETSAFCAERGIVVEAYSPLATGALLGSSELAAVAERYGRTVAQLSIRYVLQKGVVALPKTTTPSRMVENADVDFEISAEDMAYLDGLADPTA, encoded by the coding sequence ATGAGCACGTTCACCACGACGACGACGTTCACCAACGGCGTCGCGATCCCCACGCTCGGCTTCGGCACGTGGCAGATCCCCGACGGCACCGAGACGTATGACGCCGTCGCCGAGGCCCTGCGCGTCGGCTACCGCCACATCGACACGGCGCGCGCCTACGGCAACGAGGCGTCCGTCGCCCGCGCCATCGCCGACTCCGGCCTCGCAAGCGAGGACGTCTTCGTCACGACGAAGATCCCCGCGCAGCTCAAGACGTACGACGAGGCGGTCGAGAGCATCCGCCTCTCGCTCGACAAGCTCGGCCGGATCGACCTGCTGCTCATCCACGCTCCGTGGCCGTGGGACGCGATCGGCACCGACCACACGGCGGGCAACGCCGAGGTGTGGCGGGCCATGGAGGAGGCGTACGCGCGCGGCGAGCTCCGCTCGATCGGCGTCTCGAACTTCGAGGTCCAGCACCTCACGGCGCTCCTCGAGACCGCGACCGTCGTCCCGCACGCCAACCAGATCCGGTACTTCCCCGGGCACGCGCAGGCGGAGACCTCGGCGTTCTGCGCCGAGCGCGGGATCGTCGTCGAGGCCTACTCGCCGCTCGCGACGGGCGCCCTGCTCGGCAGCAGCGAGCTCGCGGCCGTCGCCGAGCGCTACGGCCGCACGGTCGCACAGCTCTCGATCCGGTACGTCCTTCAGAAGGGGGTCGTCGCGCTGCCCAAGACGACGACGCCCTCGCGCATGGTCGAGAACGCCGACGTCGACTTCGAGATCTCGGCCGAGGACATGGCGTACCTCGACGGCCTCGCGGACCCGACGGCCTGA